One Phycisphaera mikurensis NBRC 102666 DNA window includes the following coding sequences:
- the ccsA gene encoding cytochrome c biogenesis protein CcsA: protein MTTLTANPNVLTRERARGLTAASLLRPLASLKLTVTLMTLTTLLIFFGTLAQTQQGLWAVMEDYFRSVWVWVPLSLFGPRGNTIPGGFPFVGGGLLGALLLINLVAAHGVRFKVLPGTGRRALGYALTLVGVALVAITFLYPPVTSAVVDHGLVPLFGLGLLLMLPLLAGCQVLFGNRSGLVLVHASLILLLLGEGLTAAVAHESQMPIYDGQTTTWSQDIRTSEIAITRPVEGEPGKVTTWAVPQDLLAEAEGSGEAIPLPGLGVALRVIDFMPNARLLARPETPVEGAPPMPVQATDGLGAGRLFAGEVDRVSGAGEQRVDEPAAVVELVSTADEAPLGSLVVSTRLEDPATPYVPVIQKLATPDGELGVSMRFERIYRDFAVRLEEFRHDLYPGTQVPKNFSSEVTLIEAGGTERPALIRMNEPLRYAGETWFQMNWIRPGPAGGDDRGTVLQVVDNPGWTVPYIAVTVGGLGLTMHFAIRLFGYLRRDRAERARAGARRERAAPAEPSGRRWPALAVPAAALLLAGLVLLPRTEATEPGSEADAVARFAALPVSSGGRIKPWDSVARDTLTSLGGRSTVRDGEGVEQAADAWLLDLLARRDGWDAAKVFRVDHPGTKAILGVYDPERKRFSYAEVAPHREKLAEQVGLADAVAANDRNAFEREVLNLASHLTRFENLATLSTEQVVPPRLDAGEPERDGGWLTLAAAGVGPQHEHRHAEAVAHDHDGDGVADHGPEAHGDGGSAAGGGVPHDHDGDGVADHALGFHDAPAPGPAGPPDPVAVSYSVAIEAFAGGHPGTTAEVAKALASILGAAHPDAVSKAETEVVFNEYAPYQRAMALYVLAGIAVAVSWLAWPRALRRAAVVLLLAALVVHTAGLGVRVYLSGRPPVTNLYSSAVFVGWGVVILGLLLEPIARLGLGLAVAAVTGFTTLLVARALDSGDTMAVLQAVLDTNFWLATHVVIITLGYSAVFVAGVLGIAYLVGGVYTPLLKKAETRRRVTAAIVGVTGFALLLSFVGTILGGIWADQSWGRFWGWDPKENGALMIVLWTAVLLHARVGGLVKGRGIAAIAVIGNIVTLWSWFGVNMLGTGLHSYGFIDSAVFWMLVAVALHLAVVSLVFLPRSRWVS, encoded by the coding sequence ATGACCACGCTCACCGCGAACCCGAACGTGCTCACCCGCGAGCGAGCCCGCGGGCTGACCGCCGCGTCGCTGCTGCGCCCGCTCGCGTCGCTGAAGCTCACCGTCACGCTGATGACGCTCACGACGCTGCTGATCTTCTTCGGCACGCTCGCCCAGACGCAGCAGGGCCTGTGGGCGGTGATGGAGGACTACTTCCGCAGCGTGTGGGTGTGGGTGCCGCTGTCGCTGTTCGGGCCCCGCGGCAACACCATCCCCGGCGGGTTCCCCTTCGTCGGCGGCGGCCTGCTGGGTGCGCTGCTGCTGATCAATCTGGTCGCCGCGCACGGCGTGCGCTTCAAGGTGCTGCCCGGCACCGGCCGGCGGGCCCTGGGCTACGCCCTGACGCTCGTCGGCGTCGCGTTGGTCGCGATCACCTTCCTGTACCCGCCGGTGACGTCGGCCGTCGTGGACCACGGCCTCGTCCCGCTGTTCGGGCTCGGCCTGCTGCTGATGCTGCCGCTGCTCGCGGGCTGCCAGGTGCTCTTCGGCAACCGCAGCGGGCTGGTGCTCGTCCACGCCTCGCTCATCCTGCTGCTGCTCGGCGAGGGGCTCACCGCCGCCGTCGCGCACGAGTCGCAGATGCCGATCTACGACGGCCAGACGACGACCTGGAGCCAGGACATCCGCACCAGCGAGATCGCGATCACGCGGCCCGTCGAGGGCGAGCCGGGGAAGGTGACGACTTGGGCGGTCCCGCAGGACCTGCTCGCCGAAGCCGAGGGCAGCGGCGAGGCGATCCCGCTGCCGGGCCTGGGCGTGGCCCTCCGCGTGATCGACTTCATGCCCAACGCGCGCCTGCTGGCGCGGCCCGAGACGCCGGTCGAGGGGGCGCCGCCGATGCCCGTGCAGGCCACCGACGGCCTCGGGGCCGGCCGGCTCTTCGCGGGCGAGGTGGATCGGGTGTCCGGTGCCGGCGAGCAGCGCGTGGACGAGCCCGCCGCCGTGGTCGAGCTGGTGAGCACCGCCGACGAGGCCCCGCTTGGGAGCCTCGTCGTCAGCACGCGGCTGGAGGACCCGGCGACGCCGTACGTGCCGGTCATCCAGAAGCTCGCCACGCCCGACGGCGAGCTGGGCGTCTCGATGCGCTTCGAGCGGATCTACCGCGACTTCGCCGTCCGCCTCGAGGAGTTCCGCCACGACCTCTACCCGGGCACGCAGGTGCCCAAGAACTTCTCGAGCGAGGTGACGCTGATCGAGGCCGGAGGCACGGAGCGGCCGGCGCTGATCCGCATGAACGAGCCGCTGCGGTACGCCGGCGAGACGTGGTTTCAGATGAACTGGATCCGCCCCGGGCCCGCCGGCGGCGACGACCGCGGGACCGTGCTGCAGGTGGTCGACAACCCGGGCTGGACGGTGCCGTACATCGCCGTCACGGTCGGCGGATTGGGCCTCACGATGCACTTCGCGATCCGCCTCTTCGGCTACCTCCGCCGCGACCGCGCCGAACGCGCGCGGGCGGGGGCGCGGCGGGAGCGAGCCGCTCCGGCCGAGCCGTCGGGACGCCGCTGGCCGGCGTTGGCGGTGCCCGCCGCCGCCCTCCTGCTCGCCGGGCTCGTGCTGCTGCCCCGGACCGAGGCGACCGAGCCCGGCTCCGAAGCCGACGCCGTCGCGCGTTTCGCGGCGCTGCCGGTGTCCTCCGGCGGCCGCATCAAGCCCTGGGACTCCGTCGCCCGGGACACGCTGACCTCGCTGGGCGGCCGCTCGACCGTCCGAGACGGCGAGGGCGTGGAGCAGGCCGCGGACGCCTGGCTGCTCGACCTGCTCGCCCGCCGCGACGGCTGGGACGCGGCGAAGGTGTTCCGCGTCGACCACCCCGGGACCAAGGCGATCCTCGGCGTCTACGACCCCGAACGGAAGCGCTTCTCCTACGCCGAGGTCGCGCCGCACCGCGAGAAGCTCGCCGAGCAGGTCGGGCTCGCCGACGCCGTCGCGGCCAACGACCGCAACGCGTTCGAGCGGGAGGTGCTGAATCTCGCGAGCCACCTCACCCGCTTCGAGAACCTCGCCACGCTCTCCACCGAGCAGGTCGTCCCGCCGAGGCTCGACGCCGGCGAGCCCGAGCGGGACGGCGGCTGGCTGACGCTCGCCGCCGCGGGCGTCGGCCCGCAGCACGAGCACCGCCACGCCGAAGCCGTCGCGCACGACCACGACGGGGACGGCGTGGCGGACCACGGCCCCGAGGCGCACGGCGATGGCGGGTCGGCGGCCGGCGGGGGCGTCCCGCACGACCACGACGGGGACGGCGTGGCCGATCACGCGCTTGGGTTCCACGACGCCCCCGCCCCGGGCCCCGCCGGGCCGCCCGACCCCGTCGCCGTCTCCTACTCCGTCGCCATCGAGGCCTTCGCTGGGGGCCACCCCGGCACGACCGCCGAGGTGGCGAAGGCGCTGGCGAGCATCCTCGGGGCCGCCCACCCCGACGCCGTCTCCAAGGCCGAGACCGAGGTCGTCTTCAACGAATACGCGCCCTACCAGCGGGCGATGGCCCTGTACGTCCTGGCCGGCATCGCCGTTGCGGTGAGCTGGCTGGCCTGGCCGCGGGCCCTCCGCCGGGCGGCCGTCGTCCTGCTGCTCGCCGCCCTGGTGGTGCACACCGCGGGGCTGGGCGTGCGGGTCTACCTCTCCGGGCGGCCGCCGGTGACCAACCTCTACAGCTCCGCCGTCTTCGTGGGCTGGGGCGTGGTCATCCTCGGCCTGCTGCTCGAGCCGATCGCCCGCCTGGGCCTCGGCCTGGCCGTCGCCGCGGTCACCGGCTTCACCACGCTGCTGGTCGCCCGGGCGCTGGACAGCGGCGACACGATGGCCGTGCTGCAGGCCGTGCTGGACACCAATTTCTGGCTCGCCACGCACGTCGTGATCATCACCTTGGGCTACTCGGCGGTCTTCGTCGCCGGCGTGCTCGGCATCGCCTACCTCGTCGGCGGCGTCTACACGCCGCTGCTCAAGAAAGCGGAGACGCGCCGCCGCGTCACCGCCGCCATCGTCGGCGTCACGGGCTTTGCGCTGCTGCTGTCCTTCGTCGGCACGATCCTCGGCGGCATCTGGGCCGACCAGAGCTGGGGCCGCTTCTGGGGCTGGGATCCGAAGGAGAACGGCGCCCTGATGATCGTGCTCTGGACCGCGGTCCTCTTGCACGCCCGCGTGGGCGGTCTGGTGAAGGGCCGCGGCATCGCGGCCATCGCGGTGATCGGCAACATCGTGACGCTCTGGAGCTGGTTCGGCGTGAACATGCTCGGCACGGGCCTGCACAGCTACGGCTTCATCGACTCCGCGGTGTTCTGGATGCTGGTCGCGGTCGCACTCCACCTCGCGGTCGTGTCGCTGGTCTTCCTGCCGCGGAGCCGCTGGGTCTCCTGA
- a CDS encoding SurA N-terminal domain-containing protein — MLRWFRKYNKFILVIGCAVLMVAFLIPQAIQQFSPKPGDRVVGSIGDEGVTSSELAAASRGLEILQRLGLGGLANYEREQWFLMLRDAEAAGLGASDVEVSQALASRGIDPNTDAAAEAAERLGLRVDDLRSVMRDFLVAERYRMLASGHRFDSTGATLSSSPGLVALQMLNEAQNFLRSEQAQQFGPAFQRQLEQQFANSIGGTGRLSPPFVEAVLHDEAERVSGRLAVLEPEVDDAARAGVSEAQLQRLFAEYSSFLPGRGSPYPFGYRVPDRVSLEALSVPMQAVRDTVEVGTVDVLEAFRRDNPGATPTEAQRLEVESRLLERRADAKLRDAANLLRGELEAARRGIPTAPDGRLELGPGVAYNAPALEELAELVRASTGVEPRLTRRTDRLIPVEDAAALEGLATAGLPELRLPFASLLMELPAFGPEAPADPAAAGDELLPEVSLVPVQVGVAMPLLTDFRDGSLHLVRITAADAAHEPESLEAVREEVASDAARVSAYESLLGRRDALLAQAASDGIDALDARSIVDAPPFPRRTRRTLDGRPAAPTLPEAGRAPALVDAAFEAVAGLPADADVEALPAAERLVAAGIDGRMALGILRIDALERPTRADLRSAVASGVLTGLDRVLIAEEDEDPVSEAALRERLGFTDEG; from the coding sequence ATGCTCCGATGGTTCCGCAAGTACAACAAGTTCATCCTGGTGATCGGCTGCGCGGTCCTGATGGTCGCGTTCCTGATCCCGCAGGCGATCCAGCAGTTCAGCCCCAAGCCCGGTGACCGGGTGGTCGGCAGCATCGGGGACGAGGGCGTGACCTCCAGCGAGCTGGCGGCGGCGAGCCGCGGCCTCGAGATCCTCCAGCGGCTCGGGCTCGGCGGGCTCGCCAACTACGAGCGCGAGCAGTGGTTCCTGATGCTCCGCGACGCCGAGGCGGCGGGCCTGGGCGCCTCCGACGTGGAGGTGAGCCAGGCCCTCGCGTCGCGGGGCATCGACCCCAACACCGACGCAGCGGCCGAGGCGGCCGAGCGTTTGGGCCTGCGGGTGGACGACCTGCGCTCGGTGATGCGCGACTTCCTGGTGGCGGAGCGGTACCGCATGCTCGCCAGCGGCCACCGCTTCGACTCCACCGGCGCCACGCTCTCGTCGTCCCCGGGGCTGGTGGCCCTGCAGATGCTCAACGAGGCGCAGAACTTCCTCCGCTCCGAGCAGGCTCAGCAGTTCGGCCCGGCCTTCCAGCGGCAGCTCGAGCAGCAGTTTGCCAACAGCATCGGCGGCACCGGCCGGCTCTCGCCGCCCTTCGTCGAGGCGGTGCTGCACGACGAGGCGGAGCGGGTGAGCGGGCGGCTCGCCGTGCTCGAGCCCGAGGTCGACGACGCGGCGCGGGCCGGCGTGAGCGAGGCGCAGCTGCAGCGTCTCTTCGCCGAGTACAGCAGCTTCCTCCCCGGCCGCGGCTCGCCCTACCCCTTCGGCTACCGCGTGCCCGACCGGGTGAGCCTGGAGGCGCTCTCGGTGCCCATGCAGGCGGTCCGTGACACGGTGGAGGTGGGCACGGTGGACGTGCTCGAGGCCTTCCGCCGCGACAACCCCGGCGCCACCCCCACCGAAGCCCAGCGCCTCGAGGTGGAGTCACGCCTGCTCGAACGCCGGGCCGACGCCAAGCTCCGCGACGCCGCGAACCTGCTGCGCGGCGAGCTGGAGGCGGCACGCCGCGGCATCCCCACCGCCCCGGACGGGCGGCTCGAGCTCGGGCCGGGCGTCGCCTACAACGCGCCCGCCCTAGAGGAGCTCGCGGAGCTCGTCCGCGCGTCCACCGGCGTGGAGCCCCGCCTCACCCGCCGCACCGACCGGCTGATCCCCGTGGAGGACGCCGCCGCACTGGAGGGCCTGGCCACCGCCGGGCTGCCGGAGCTTCGGCTGCCCTTCGCGTCGCTGCTGATGGAGCTGCCCGCCTTCGGCCCGGAAGCACCCGCCGACCCCGCCGCGGCGGGCGACGAGCTGCTGCCGGAGGTGAGCCTCGTCCCCGTGCAGGTCGGCGTGGCCATGCCGCTGCTCACCGACTTCCGCGACGGCTCGCTGCACCTGGTCCGCATCACGGCGGCCGACGCGGCTCACGAGCCGGAGTCGCTGGAAGCGGTTCGGGAGGAGGTCGCTTCCGACGCGGCGCGGGTGTCGGCGTACGAGTCGTTGCTCGGCCGACGCGACGCCCTGCTCGCCCAAGCCGCGAGCGATGGCATCGACGCGCTGGACGCCCGCTCCATCGTCGATGCGCCCCCCTTCCCGCGTCGCACCCGCCGCACCCTCGACGGGCGCCCGGCGGCCCCCACCCTCCCCGAGGCGGGCCGCGCCCCGGCGCTCGTGGACGCCGCCTTCGAGGCCGTCGCCGGCCTGCCCGCCGACGCCGACGTCGAGGCGCTGCCCGCCGCGGAGCGGCTGGTCGCGGCGGGGATCGACGGCCGCATGGCCCTGGGCATCCTGCGCATCGACGCGCTGGAGCGGCCCACGCGGGCGGACCTCCGCTCGGCGGTGGCTTCGGGCGTGCTCACCGGGCTCGACCGGGTGCTGATCGCCGAGGAGGACGAGGATCCGGTCTCCGAAGCCGCGCTCCGGGAGCGGCTCGGCTTCACCGACGAGGGCTGA
- a CDS encoding fluoride efflux transporter FluC codes for MAGSSERWLTLGLIAVAGGAGALSRYGFTLALGRLHGAEATVRPLATLGVNATGCLAFGFFWAAAAGRGDAWSIGRVAVLTGFLGAFTTFSTFGFEVASLLRAGRPAAALAVVAAQNAIGIAMAWAGIWLGTRAI; via the coding sequence ATGGCAGGATCCTCGGAGCGGTGGCTGACGCTGGGGCTGATCGCGGTCGCCGGCGGTGCGGGCGCGCTCAGCCGCTACGGCTTCACGCTGGCTCTGGGCCGGCTGCACGGCGCCGAGGCGACGGTCCGGCCGCTGGCGACGCTGGGCGTCAACGCGACCGGCTGCCTCGCCTTCGGCTTCTTCTGGGCCGCCGCCGCCGGCCGCGGCGACGCGTGGTCGATCGGCCGGGTCGCCGTGCTGACCGGCTTCCTGGGCGCCTTCACCACCTTCTCGACCTTCGGCTTCGAGGTGGCCTCGCTGCTGCGGGCCGGGCGTCCCGCAGCAGCCCTCGCGGTCGTGGCCGCCCAGAACGCGATCGGCATCGCCATGGCGTGGGCGGGGATCTGGCTGGGTACCCGGGCGATCTGA